GGCCCGTTGATGACGCAGGAAGCCCGCGATCGCGAGACCCAAAACAGCCTGAAACCACATCCGCAGTCGCAGTCGCTCTTCAACAAACCCCAGATCGCACCTGTGCTCACTGAAGCTGCCTCAGGCTTGCGCCCCgacaccaacatcaacagtAATAACAACAACGCCTCGTCGCATACTTCTCATACGACATCGCTCttgtcagcagcagcatcagctCGAGGGCCCGATGGATTGATCGCGCACATCAGAAATGCTGCACCCCCAACAGCGGCCATAGAGTCCTCGCCATACTACTCTTACCCCCAACCACATTCTCATATGAAGAACCATCCGCATCAGCAGCCTCCCGCAGCTCCAGGTATCTTCCCCCAGCATCCCCAGCATTCACCACCCCACCCACAAGCCCATCctcaccagcaccagccTCCAGCACCATACGGTTATGCCCCTGGGCGtctgcctcctccaggaaTGCGACCCCCCGCCATGGGCTACTACCCGTACTACCCGTACTCGGCCGATTTGCAGCGAATGCCTCCAGTCGACCAGGGAGACGCCTCACACCCCAAGCTGCCACGTATTAACGTCGACCCTCGTGTAAACTCGCCTGAACAACGACCCTACCCCGACTACGCgcagcagcaacctcaACAGCACGCGCCTCTGCAGACCAGCAACAATAACAATCGCGCGCCTCCAGAGCAGGCGTCCACAGCTTCCGACTTTGGTGGCGACAGACCGCCACCTAAAAAGCGAGGCAGAAAACGAATTGAGGTCGCCGAGGTGCTGGCTAACAACGACCTGAGCCACTGCTCGCCTCTGGGAGAAAAGGAACTCGAGGCCGACCATCGAAAACACAAACGGCCCTCAAGACCTCAGGCTGCAGAAACCACTACCGGAGAACGGCAGTACCCATGCACCTTCCCAGGATGTGAATGGTCATTTGTGCGAATTTCCGACCAACGACGCCACCTGAGATCGCACCAGGAGCcgctgtttgtgtgtccCTTCTACGCCGAAGACAACTCATGCCACAGAAACGGAGGCTCTTTCACACGATCAGATGTGCTCAAACGACATCTGCGGCTGGTCCACTTTGTGCAATTCAAACAGAGTGACTCGGGCTGGTGTAGATACTGTGAGAAGATCTTCCCATCACACAAATTCTTCCTCGACCATTGCGACACCTGTGCAGTCAACAACAAGAGAAAAACACGAAAAGGAGCACCAGACCACGACGCGGACTACAACCAGAACAAGTCTGAGCAGGCGCAAAGCCATCAGCAACCACAGCAGCAATTGCAGCTCACACAGCCCCATCAGTCTACTCATGCCCACATGCCTCCCCCCCAGGACGTGTCTCACAACGAAATTGAAGCCGACCAAGAGCCCGAGGCTGATCTCGAATTGCTCAGTACCGCCTCCAGTATGTTGGCCAAGGAGCCTGGAGAGCTTCCTGTTCTTGCATCGCATTTGAAGGGCCAGGAGGACTCGGATCGACACCAGAAACGAAAAGGCCGATCCTCCAAGAGTTCCCTGTCGGGAACCATTCAAGCAGGACATCATCTGTAAATTATTGTATTATTTATCTTACACGGAATTGTAAGGACATTCGTTTTGCATAAATATccacagtacatactgtagcattTATATACACTTGTGGTGGCTACTGTAGAAGATTATCGTGATCGTTCTTTACTATTGCTCCACTTGTTTCGTAGCTTTCTAgctactactgtacatcaCTTTACACTTCTATTCATTACTCTCTATATatgactacaagtagagatTATTTGTACCAAGGCTATGTATGTGCTGTACCCTTAAAGCAAACCATTTCTATCCATCCACACCTTTCCTGAAAGAAACACTCCTGTGGGATCGTACTTTTCTCGCAACGACTTCCACTGCTTGAGATCATCTCCATACCACTCATCAATGATGGGCTTGAGACCAAGCATCTTGCCGTCCTCGCTCTCGTTatccttgagctcggccGTCTCGGGACCCAAAAAGTTTTTGGCCCAGTGAGGCTTTCCTCCAGCCTCGGCCACAATGCCCTCAAAGTCACGGTACCACTTGCCCACAGGGGAGTTGACTCCAAAGGGTCTGTACATGGTGGCGTTGATGTAGAGGGTGAGGTTGGAGTTCGTCACATGGCCATGAGGAGAGGCATAAGGCCGGTCTCGAGGATTGATGTCCAAAAGAGGTCGCAGAGTGTTGCCGGTGATGGCTCCTCGTCGCGAAGCAGAAAACTCCTGAGTGTTGGGCTCCACGTTTCGGTCGCCACTGTCGGGCACAGACATGTTGGAGCATCGCACCTCCACGGGGGAATGCACATAATAAATATTGTCCTTGGCGGCAGCTTCAATTTTGGCTCGCAGAGCTCGCAGGACATCGGGGCCATTGTCCAGAGGCATGCCCCACTCGTTAACAAATTGGGAGAAGAGACAGTCCATGTTGAGACCCTCGACAGAGCCCTGCACGGCCTCCGAGCCGGTTCCGGAACCCAGAGTGTCCTCCATGCCGTACTgcctggagaagatgaaccGCTCGACCGAAGGGGTAAGCGAGGGCCACAGTCGTACCGAGACCCACAGCAGAGTCTCGTAAAAGAGCCGGCCGAGCCAGGTGCCGTACCAGGAAGGTCGAGGGGCGGACAGCGGCAACTCTGACTTGGAAGCTCGCCACAGAATGCATCGCTCTGCGTACGGGAACCACCACACCCGGATATACTCCGAGGCAGTCCACAGGTTGTCCCACTCACGGATCAGAGTCTCAAAGGTGATGACATGCTGGGTGGAGTGGATGGTGTATGCCGGCACGGTTCGGAGAGTGGCGTAGACGATGATTCCTAGCTTTCCAAGAGAAAGGAGTGCAGCTCGGAAAAGAGTAGGGTTCTCATCGGGTGAGCACGTGAGCAGCTCACCGGAGGCGATCATGATGGTCAGTGACACGATTTGCTGGGAAACCAGACCGTGGTAGGCCGACGAACCGTGGGTTCCTGTACTGATGATTCCGGCCACAGATTGGTCTGAAATGGAGCCCAGGTTCTGCATGGCCAGTCCCTTTCGCTTGAGTACCTCGTTGAGCTGATGGATGCGAATACCGGCCTCGACAGTAACGTCAGTGTAGAGACCCGAGGTGTGGGGCTTGAAGGACACGGCCTTGCTAAGCTTGTCGAGGTTGACGAGCCATTGGGAGGTCATGGTGAGGTCCGAGGGTGAGTGAGCTGAGCCCACCACCATGATTGTCTTTCCCAGGTCTCGTGCTCGTGTCACAATGGCCTGGAGCTCTTCTATGCTTGCGGGCTGGAAGTACAGCGATGGACGGGACCAGAAGGTCCCTGCCCAGGTCTTATGCGAATGAAACCGCTTAGCAGTCGTGCTGTTTCGCAGTGACATGGTTGGTGTAGGtcagtgtacttgtagggtgACGGATATGACAGAACTTGTGTCTGAttgtgtgttgtttgttgtCAAGTGTGTCAGCGATGGCGGCAAGAATGTGTTATCAGTCGTATCTTGCGCTCTTTTTTGCACTCCGCTGCTCTCTCTGTCTGACAAAAGACCTGTTCTGATCCTGACAGTGGTTTGTACCGTGGTAGGAACGCTTTTTGGCTTTTCGTGAACAGTTGAAATTTACCATTCAAATAAGGTTCCGGTGTCCGTGTTCGCcatgcaaaaaaaaaaaaaaatgggtGCACACATGAGGACTCCCAGCCGCAGCGTACGGGGTCGAGAGATGAGCTGTTGCTGCGGCTTATAGTGCAAATAGTTTGTGACCACTTTGGGAGTTGATGTTTCGCTGCTTGGCTGTATTTATATATGTCCATCGCCTCACAATCTGACTCTCTCACCCCCTTATCTCCGCACACGTCAAAATGGCCCAAAACCAACCGGACCCAAACACGCCACCCAATGGCCCAATGGCCTGTTTCCTCGCCCCAGTCAGAAGCTAAGCTTACCAACCGGGTCCGTTTAGGCACCGAGTCCAGACTAGTGCGGATTTGGCCTGATTAGTAAATAAACCGCTCACAGACGGACCCTACAAAATACGTGCAGTTTGATCCCATCCCATTTTTACGACGTGCTTTTGAAATATCAAGCCGCATCACTGTGCACGTTACCTGTATGAGAGATAGAGTGTCGActactacatactgtagacagaTCAACTTGACCAGAAACGAGACACTATGGAAGAACCCCGGATAGCACGAATCCGCAAAAAGAAATCACGACACACCAACTATTACAAAAACGCTGAAAAGTATGTGAGATGGGCCGAGGAGCGAGAACAGCGAGAACGCGAGTATATGTTGTCTCGACCTCCACCTGAACTAGAGGAATACGACAGCACCCCCATAAGACCCTACAAGATTGTGAAAACGACGCGCTGGCAAGAACTGCCTCCTTGTGAAGCGGAAGATTTTCAGAAAAACGGTAATTCGCACTGCGCAACCCAGCAGTACACAAACGACACGGGCGCCCCGTCATTACGTCAGCAGAGCGCGACGTGTTTGGCTAGACAGGCGCGTTTTCTAACCGAGGGTCTATTGAAGGACGTTCGCAACGCGACAGTATGGAAATCGGTATGGGAAGCTGTTCTCTATGGGCAGAACGACTCTCTTAACGTGTTTCTGGTGTTTGCAACTGAGTTACAAAAGCATTCTGATTTCCCCTGCCATTACAACGGTCTGTTGCATCCTACAAAAACCCTTACAGATCGATGTGCCTCTCTGAGAgcgctgctgctgcgtGGTAAAAGCCGGCATCGAATCGAGTCTGTGGCCCAAGCACTGACTGTGGGAGACGTCTCTTACCTGGAATTGGGCGTCAAGCATATCCGCAACGAACTCATCTTAAACTACACACGTGATGATCTGTATGAACATGCACAAAACGCCTTGACACGCTTGAAGAGCCTGACCGTGCTGGATATCCGATATGTCGATATCAGCGATGCTACACTGTCCTTGTGGAAGAATGCTCTTGTTCGAGGAGATTGGCCTGAGCTGAAGGTCCTTCTGCTTGGCCATTCCAATGCTGATAAAGTGGCCCCTCTAATGGAAATCCCGCAATTGTGGTATGTCGGATACCGTGGGGATCGTCTCTGCCATCGCAATTGGTTCACGTGCAAGAAtgacatcaagaaggatgacGTGCCCGATCGATTGCAAAAGATCATCAGGTGTGCTCAGAATCACCCCTCCTCGTGGCTTCTCTCAAGTTTAAAGGAACTGAACAATGAGAGCCAGCGTGGAAAGCTCATCCTCGAGGTTAACTTCTCAATGACATCatgggatctggaagagCTTCGAAAACGTCCAGCTGACTATGTACATTGTGTCCGAATGAGGAAGAGCGAAGAGAAGGCTCTGAACCCACCATCGACGGCCGTAAAGACGGAGCCCAAGCCCTTGTATCGTCAGGTGGCTCGTAAGCGACGAGTAGATGCTGCAGTAAGTGGATTTTTTGGCCAGGTTGGGCCCAAGCGTCCCTGTCCCTGAGCAATTATCGTAGACAACCTACAGACATCGACTGCCCACATCGACACAACTTTACGGTCGGCACAAAGACACAGACAATCGTCTAGTGATTATTTAACAGCAATCAACACACGTTTCACATCAGTTGATTGCGAAACGAAACATTAGataaatatatttattgcatttttctctttttttgaCGTTTATTTTGGGTAATTATTTCCGTTGGTGTTCCTCTCGATCTTCTTGCTCCCATTCATCATGCGACGGATCTCACGCAAGGGCGTCGGACCGGAGCCCAGAGTGTGTGAGCCATTTTAGGTTCGGGCGGTACTCCCACTCGACTTTGTGATTAGAACGCAGTTTTAGTTTGACTTTGCGATAGGCCCCTACCAAGGGACGAACTGATTTATACCAGGAGCATATCGAGATTTTAGTTAAGCAGCTAGCTGAATctctctcaaggccaaaaTAGCACGGCATTCACATTCTGTAAGGCTCATTGACTTCCGCTAGGGAAAATAAGAATAGCGTGCGGACAGCCTTGCGATGAGAAGAGGTCGCGTGCCGCGGATGGGGCCACATACTCTCTCTGTGCCGTTCCATGTCGGCCGTATTGAAGGGGGCGTTTTCTGTGCATGGCATTACGTGTGATCAGGAGGATGCACCGAGTCGCCCAAAGCTACCCTCTATGGCGCTTGGCTGCAGGACTTGGCGGATTTAGAGTTGTATATCATCATGCACCACAGCGATATTGTGCTCAAAAATTAACGGGAGACAATTTACTGTAAATGACGCAAAAGCTCAACTACAGGTCAACAATCAATAACAAAAATCACTTAGTGCAATATATCTATATGATGGAAttaatttttttggaaTAAATATGAAAGTGCGATTAGACAGACTTCTCGTTGTCGTTGAAGTCGGAGACATCCTCAGCCTGGTCCTCCACAGGGGGTCGCCACTGGACCTCACCGTGCAGCTCCTCAGCAAGATCCTCAAGGGTTCGTCGCTTGGTCTCGGGAATCAGGAAAGAAGTACCGATACCGAGCAGCATGAAGAGGGCGAAGATCTCCATGACGTGGTTGAGCCAACATCCCTTGGGCTTTCCGTCTCGGTCACAGTTGTGGTTGACCAGAGTACCAATAACGACCTGGGCAATGATGGCACCGACCTTACCGGAAGCAGCAGAGATACCGTGAGCGGAAGATCGGTATCGGGTGGGGTAGCACTCTCCGGGGACAATGAAGGTGGTCACGTTGGGACCAAAGTTCTCAAAGAGCTGACACAGAATGTAACAGGCGAGCAGACCTCCCTCTCCAATCTTGTCGTAACCGAAACCAATAATACAGAAGAGAGCAGTCAGGATGGTGAAACCTCCAATCTGGATGGGCTTTCGGCCAATGAAGTCGACGGTGACAACAGAGAGCCAGTATCCGGGGATGGCACCGGCACAGATAAGAATCAGGTTACCGACGGAGTTCTTCATGAGGGTGGAGTACAGGTTGTCACCCTTATCGAAACCAATGGTGTGCAGAATGGTGGAGTTGTTAAGACCCAGTCCGTAGAAGGCAACATCGAGCAGGAACCAAGAACCGGCAGTACCAAGCAGAATCTTTCCGTGCTTCCACTGGGAGAAATGTCGGAAGAAGTCGCCGGCAGAGGCAACGGGGGGGTTGTAAGCGTTCTGCTGGGTCTGGAGCTCCTCAGCctgggccttgagagcctcaatctcctcgggGGAGGCGTTTCCGTGCTCGCCAGAAGTGTACTTGTCAATGTCAGCCTGAGCCTTCTCAATGTCTCGAGAAACGTCAAAGGTGTATCGGGGGGTCTCGGGAATGGTCAGTCGGAAGTACAGAGCGCACATGGCGGGGACACAACCCCATCCGACAAGGATTCGCCAAGACTTATCGAGAGCCTGCTGACAGTCAAAGCCACAGTCGTTGGCGCCGTGGTAGGGCTCAAGAGAGTTCTTGAAGCCAGCAACACAACAGATGGCGACGATGGAGCCCATGAGCTGGCCCCAGCCCTGGTTGGCGAAGACAGCACCCATCATGGCTCCTCGCCACTTGGTGGTAGCGAACTCAGAAGTGATAATGGAAGACAGAGGATAGTCACCTCCGATACCGATACCCATGACAATTCGCCAGAAGGTGAGGACGGCAACGAAGGAGATGGCCTGAGAGTGGCCAGTCATACACTGAGCAATGGTAGCACCGATCATGAGAATCAGCTCAACACCGTAGATCTTCTTTCGGCCGACAACATCAGCAAGAATACCGAAACCAAGCTGACCGATGACGGTACCGACAGAAGTGGAGACCTTGAGCAGGGTGTTCGTGGAGTCGGGAATGTGACCATCGTGGCCAGTTCCCTGGCCCCAGTAAACGTAGGACATCATGGTGATACCCAGGTTGATGGCGAAGATATCGTAAGAGTCTGTCATGAAACCGATACCGGCAACCATGATGGCTCGGATGTGGTACCATCCGAAAGAAGCGGagtcaatcttctccagcgcgagtcgtcgtcgctcaTTGGGGTCCTCAATGTGAGCGAAGTCGTTCACGAAGTTGTGGAAAGCGGCGTTACCACCGGCAGTCTTGTTCTGAGCGTCCATTGAATGCCTGAGAGTGGGGTCGATAGCGATGAGGAATTGAGCTGGGAAGCGCAGGTGGTTTATATATGCACTGGAGCGTGCACAGgtggtctttttttccctttttcctCTGTTCCGATGAGTACCAAAACTCTGTTTAATTTTTTACCGTTTTGGGTTAGCTCTAATTATTCTTGGTCCCCAATACAGTTCTGGAACACCTAAATTTTCAAAAAGTGGTAAAACACAAAACCATAGTTAGCTGGGCCATAGCTCTCTCAGCACTACACTACACAGGCACTCTCAACCCAACCGTGCGTCTCCCAAGTAGTTTGGGAGAAGTTGGAAAAGACGAGTCCCATATCGACCATTTCAGTGGCTATCTCCAGTTTAATATCGCAATGCTTGGCCCCGATATTCGcgcttcttggcaatgtGAGTGGATCTTCCCGCTAGCGTGCCTGTCTTATCTACTTGTTTGCGCTTGGCCCTTCTAACCCTGGGAGAGCCACTTACTATAGCACCACCCCTCCACCATTAAGTTTGATCACACACGGTAGGCGAGGCCACCACTGGCTTAACTGACTGCCTGACTGTGGGGACAAAACTCTGGCAGACAGCTGATATTTGCAGGCTATCTGTCTTGTAGGAGAGGTTCAGTGGTATAGACAAGTGCCAATACGACAATTTAAGGACCCTACAGCGCCAAGTCAGGCCTGAGAAGAGCTCGGCAACGTTGGTTCATTGTCTTGGGATCGTTTAGAAGGATCAAAAGACCCGCCAAGCCTTCAAATCGATGGCCTCCGCTTCTTTTCACCACCGTCAAGTAATAGTCAAGGTCGCTAGCCACGTGTGTCGCACAATAAACTTCTGCCTGTCATTGGCACTACGTCTTTGTACTCCGTATCTATTCGCGCTATATTGATGTCGGGGGGCTGATGACGTCCGAGTAGTCCGGCTCCCGAACATCTATGCCTTGGCACCCCCAGAAAACCAATTCCCAGGCCGCGATTGAAGCACCTATACCATATACATGGTCGTGTGCAAGAAACCGGTGATGGTTTCAGGGTATTACGTTAAGGACCGCTCTAGTGTGGACTCTGATGGACTTTTGCCTCGATCTTGCTCCATACTAAGGCTTATGGGCCCCAGGGTTAGAGTGGCCCAACTAAGCGTTAAAAACATGTGGTAACTAGTGTTCAACCTACAATTTCTCACTATCGATATACTGACGGCGTGCCCCCACCATGGTGGTGAAACGGTTTACTTAGTCGTGCTGGTAATATGCGCTCCAGCTGCCAGTGTCCCTTGTCTCCTACATCGATAGCCAACCCTATTTCGTCCAATGAGAGACAGTACAGGACCCACGGGTTTCTAAGTTGGGTCTGTGACTCTATTTGACATTATCATATGCATAGTCTTTCTTTGTCCGTTACATATTCTTTGTTCCAATCTTTCGGTTAAAATTTTCTACACGTACGTCACGTCTAATCCCAGTTTTCAACCAATCACAGACCTGCCCTCCCCCACGTTCACGATTGATAGGAGACGCAATGAGGAACGGTCAAATCTAAACCCTGCGGGCTTTCACTTAGCCGTAGACTCAAGGTGTCGTAACTATCCATGGCTTTCGAACTGTGAAAAATTTTAGCAGTTGTCAGCCTCATGGCGGAAAAAATCAATCGATCATTGACTACGGTTGGTGCGTTTTATCCTCTTGACACTATTGCCAAGGCGGTCCCCGGTCGTGTGAGCTCTTGCCACATTTAGTTGAGACCGCCTTAAATACGCACTACGTAGAAAAGGGAGATCTTGTGCTCCTACTGGAGCGGGTGGTATAAAAATTTGCGTGGTGCATCCCGCCTCTTGGCGTCCCAGTACCAGACCACGTTTTGCCCACAACTGGGGACCCAAACCCTCAGCACAGATTGGCAGATATTGCAAATCTTATGGGCTTCAAACACACGGCTTTGAATGTTCTTTATGTTCCCCAAACGGAAATTTACTCTGGCTCACACCCTCTGGCCCAAACCCCTAATCCCAGCCAAATCCAAATTTGCAACCGCCGCCCAGCCTGAAAGTAATCGTATATAGGGTTTGGAAAGCCAAAAGCAAACAAGGGAGCACGAGCCTCCTAACCACTCATGGGACAGAAATATGACGACAAGCCATCTCAGACACTAATGTAGATCGAGAAGGGCTCCGAAACGGCACCGAAGGATGTTCAAATGGCCAGAAATGGACTGTTAATTGGCCGAAATCTCCAATGGTGTACAAACAGCCATTCATCGACTTCTGCCTTACCTACACAATCTTGATTAGGTTGGAACGAGGGGATATCGTGGCTATGATATCGACCATGCACTTGCATCCGCCAAATCCGACctaaaagtacagtagtggaAATTCACGT
The Yarrowia lipolytica chromosome 1A, complete sequence genome window above contains:
- a CDS encoding uncharacterized protein (Compare to YALI0A21241g, some similarities with DEHA-IPF3316.1 Debaryomyces hansenii DEHA0C17842g), which encodes MSAQDERSRIPPISSQADSALLNPPHSALQQQQSSSNGTSNQPDSSTMTDTRGPLMTQEARDRETQNSLKPHPQSQSLFNKPQIAPVLTEAASGLRPDTNINSNNNNASSHTSHTTSLLSAAASARGPDGLIAHIRNAAPPTAAIESSPYYSYPQPHSHMKNHPHQQPPAAPGIFPQHPQHSPPHPQAHPHQHQPPAPYGYAPGRLPPPGMRPPAMGYYPYYPYSADLQRMPPVDQGDASHPKLPRINVDPRVNSPEQRPYPDYAQQQPQQHAPLQTSNNNNRAPPEQASTASDFGGDRPPPKKRGRKRIEVAEVLANNDLSHCSPLGEKELEADHRKHKRPSRPQAAETTTGERQYPCTFPGCEWSFVRISDQRRHLRSHQEPLFVCPFYAEDNSCHRNGGSFTRSDVLKRHLRLVHFVQFKQSDSGWCRYCEKIFPSHKFFLDHCDTCAVNNKRKTRKGAPDHDADYNQNKSEQAQSHQQPQQQLQLTQPHQSTHAHMPPPQDVSHNEIEADQEPEADLELLSTASSMLAKEPGELPVLASHLKGQEDSDRHQKRKGRSSKSSLSGTIQAGHHL
- a CDS encoding uncharacterized protein (Compare to YALI0A21263g, similar to uniprot|P54783 Saccharomyces cerevisiae YML086c ALO D-arabinono-1 4-lactone oxidase, similar to Saccharomyces cerevisiae ALO1 (YML086C); ancestral locus Anc_8.861), whose translation is MSLRNSTTAKRFHSHKTWAGTFWSRPSLYFQPASIEELQAIVTRARDLGKTIMVVGSAHSPSDLTMTSQWLVNLDKLSKAVSFKPHTSGLYTDVTVEAGIRIHQLNEVLKRKGLAMQNLGSISDQSVAGIISTGTHGSSAYHGLVSQQIVSLTIMIASGELLTCSPDENPTLFRAALLSLGKLGIIVYATLRTVPAYTIHSTQHVITFETLIREWDNLWTASEYIRVWWFPYAERCILWRASKSELPLSAPRPSWYGTWLGRLFYETLLWVSVRLWPSLTPSVERFIFSRQYGMEDTLGSGTGSEAVQGSVEGLNMDCLFSQFVNEWGMPLDNGPDVLRALRAKIEAAAKDNIYYVHSPVEVRCSNMSVPDSGDRNVEPNTQEFSASRRGAITGNTLRPLLDINPRDRPYASPHGHVTNSNLTLYINATMYRPFGVNSPVGKWYRDFEGIVAEAGGKPHWAKNFLGPETAELKDNESEDGKMLGLKPIIDEWYGDDLKQWKSLREKYDPTGVFLSGKVWMDRNGLL
- a CDS encoding uncharacterized protein (Compare to YALI0A21285g, no similarity) produces the protein MEEPRIARIRKKKSRHTNYYKNAEKYVRWAEEREQREREYMLSRPPPELEEYDSTPIRPYKIVKTTRWQELPPCEAEDFQKNGNSHCATQQYTNDTGAPSLRQQSATCLARQARFLTEGLLKDVRNATVWKSVWEAVLYGQNDSLNVFLVFATELQKHSDFPCHYNGLLHPTKTLTDRCASLRALLLRGKSRHRIESVAQALTVGDVSYLELGVKHIRNELILNYTRDDLYEHAQNALTRLKSLTVLDIRYVDISDATLSLWKNALVRGDWPELKVLLLGHSNADKVAPLMEIPQLWYVGYRGDRLCHRNWFTCKNDIKKDDVPDRLQKIIRCAQNHPSSWLLSSLKELNNESQRGKLILEVNFSMTSWDLEELRKRPADYVHCVRMRKSEEKALNPPSTAVKTEPKPLYRQVARKRRVDAAVSGFFGQVGPKRPCP
- a CDS encoding uncharacterized protein (Compare to YALI0A21307g, similar to Saccharomyces cerevisiae PHO84 (YML123C); ancestral locus Anc_8.858, similar to uniprot|P25297 Saccharomyces cerevisiae YML123c PHO84 high-affinity inorganic phosphate/H+ symporter) → MDAQNKTAGGNAAFHNFVNDFAHIEDPNERRRLALEKIDSASFGWYHIRAIMVAGIGFMTDSYDIFAINLGITMMSYVYWGQGTGHDGHIPDSTNTLLKVSTSVGTVIGQLGFGILADVVGRKKIYGVELILMIGATIAQCMTGHSQAISFVAVLTFWRIVMGIGIGGDYPLSSIITSEFATTKWRGAMMGAVFANQGWGQLMGSIVAICCVAGFKNSLEPYHGANDCGFDCQQALDKSWRILVGWGCVPAMCALYFRLTIPETPRYTFDVSRDIEKAQADIDKYTSGEHGNASPEEIEALKAQAEELQTQQNAYNPPVASAGDFFRHFSQWKHGKILLGTAGSWFLLDVAFYGLGLNNSTILHTIGFDKGDNLYSTLMKNSVGNLILICAGAIPGYWLSVVTVDFIGRKPIQIGGFTILTALFCIIGFGYDKIGEGGLLACYILCQLFENFGPNVTTFIVPGECYPTRYRSSAHGISAASGKVGAIIAQVVIGTLVNHNCDRDGKPKGCWLNHVMEIFALFMLLGIGTSFLIPETKRRTLEDLAEELHGEVQWRPPVEDQAEDVSDFNDNEKSV